From the genome of Candidatus Angelobacter sp.:
GCGGACACGGGCGGGCAGGTCGTCTATGTGCTGGAGCTTTCCAAGAAGCTGGCGCAACTAGGCTACGAGGTGGACATCTGGACGCGGCGATTCGAGGACCAGCCGGAAATCGAACCCGTGGCCGAGCAAGTGCGGATTATTCGCGCGCGCTGCGGTGGGCAGAATTTCATTCCCAAGGAGTATCTTCACGAGAAACTGCCCGCTTGGGGCGAAAACGCGCTGCGCTTCATCAAGAAGCACGAGCTGAAATACACGTTCATCAACAGC
Proteins encoded in this window:
- a CDS encoding glycosyltransferase; protein product: MNEDIISAKSVLPRIAMVSTHGYVAAQPPLGAADTGGQVVYVLELSKKLAQLGYEVDIWTRRFEDQPEIEPVAEQVRIIRARCGGQNFIPKEYLHEKLPAWGENALRFIKKHELKYTFINS